One Glycine max cultivar Williams 82 chromosome 4, Glycine_max_v4.0, whole genome shotgun sequence DNA segment encodes these proteins:
- the LOC100804875 gene encoding LRR receptor-like serine/threonine-protein kinase ERECTA isoform X1: protein MAFRFGLLLLFSLLCLDSIGSVNSHDGETLLEIKKSFSDVDNVLYDWTDSPSSDYCVWRGVTCDNVTFNVVALNLSGLNLEGEISPVIGRLNSLVSIDFKENRLSGQIPDELGDCSSLKSIDLSFNEIRGDIPFSVSKMKQLENLILKNNQLIGPIPSTLSQVPNLKILDLAQNNLSGEIPRLIYWNEVLQYLGLRGNNLVGSLSPDMCQLTGLWYFDVRNNSLTGTIPENIGNCTTLGVLDLSYNKLTGEIPFNIGYLQVATLSLQGNKFLGHIPSVIGLMQALTVLDLSCNMLSGPIPPILGNLTYTEKLYLHGNKLTGLIPPELGNMTNLHYLELNDNHLSGHIPPELGKLTDLFDLNVANNNLEGPVPDNLSSCKNLNSLNVHGNKLSGTVPSAFHSLESMTYLNLSSNNLQGSIPIELSRIGNLDTLDISNNNIIGSIPSSIGDLEHLLKLNLSRNHLTGFIPAEFGNLRSVMDIDLSNNQLSGLIPEELSQLQNIISLRLEKNKLSGDVSSLLNCFSLSLLNVSYNNLVGVIPSSKNFSRFSPDSFIGNPGLCVDWLDSSCLGSHSTERGQLNFPAVTLSKAAILGIAIGALAILFMILLAACRPHNPASFSDDGSFDKPVNYSPPKLVILHMNMALHVYDDIMRMTENLSEKYIIGYGASSTVYKCVLKNCKPVAIKKLYSHYPQYLKEFETELETVGSIKHRNLVSLQGYSLSPYGNLLFYDYMENGSIWDLLHGPTKKKKLDWDLRLKIALGSAQGLSYLHHDCSPRIIHRDVKSSNILLDKDFEPHLTDFGIAKSLCPSKTHTSTYIMGTIGYIDPEYARTSRLTEKSDVYSYGIVLLELLTGRKAVDNESNLHHLILSKTANDGVMETVDPDITATCKDMGAVKKVFQLALLCTKKQPVDRPTMHEVTRVLASLVPSITPPKQTDQTQVVLSDSQPSAKMQCYKDEYANLTTPHLVNCPSMSTSDAQLFLKFGEVISQNSH, encoded by the exons aTGGCGTTTCGGTTTGGACTACTCCttctgttttctctcctttgttTGGATTCAATTGGTTCGGTGAATTCACACGACG GAGAAACGTTGTTGGAGATAAAGAAGTCGTTCAGTGATGTAGATAACGTTCTGTATGACTGGACAGACTCACCTTCTTCAGATTATTGTGTTTGGAGAGGGGTTACGTGTGATAATGTCACTTTCAACGTGGTTGCACT CAATCTTTCAGGGTTGAATCTTGAGGGCGAAATTTCACCTGTAATAGGGAGACTTAACAGCTTGGTCTCTAT tgatttcAAGGAAAACCGTTTATCTGGCCAGATACCTGACGAGCTTGGTGATTGTTCCTCTTTGAAAAGCAT AGACTTGTCATTTAATGAGATTCGGGGGGATATACCGTTTTCGGTTTCGAAGATGAAACAGCTGGAAAATCT aattttgaaaaataatcagCTAATTGGACCAATTCCTTCAACTCTCTCTCAGGTTCCTAACTTGAAGATTCT AGACCTGGCACAGAATAATCTTAGCGGGGAGATACCAAGACTTATATACTGGAATGAAGTTTTACAATATCT TGGCTTGCGAGGTAACAATTTGGTGGGTTCACTTTCTCCAGACATGTGCCAGTTAACTGGATTGTGGTACTT TGACGTGAGAAACAATAGCTTGACAGGCACTATTCCTGAAAACATAGGCAATTGTACTACTTTAGGGGTCTT GGATTTATCCTACAACAAGCTAACCGGAGAGATACCATTCAATATTGGGTATCTGCAAGTAGCAACTCT GTCATTGCAAGGCAATAAATTCTTGGGGCATATTCCATCAGTGATTGGTCTGATGCAAGCGCTTACTGTCTT agatttgagttgtaatatgtTAAGTGGACCAATCCCTCCTATCTTGGGAAATTTGACCTACACAGAAAAATT GTATTTGCATGGAAACAAGCTGACTGGCCTCATCCCCCCAGAACTTGGAAATATGACAAACCTTCACTATTT GGAATTGAATGACAACCATTTAAGTGGACATATCCCACCTGAGCTTGGAAAGCTTACTGATTTGTTTGACTT AAATGTCGCCAACAACAACCTTGAGGGTCCAGTTCCTGATAATCTTAGCTCATGTAAAAACCTCAACAGCCT CAATGTGCATGGGAATAAGCTGAGTGGAACAGTCCCCTCAGCTTTTCATAGCTTGGAGAGTATGACCTATCT TAATCTTTCTTCAAACAATCTTCAAGGCTCCATTCCAATTGAACTCTCACGGATTGGTAATTTGGATACACT GGatatatcaaataataatataattggtTCTATTCCTTCTTCCATTGGTGACTTGGAACATCTTCTGAAGTT GAATCTGAGCAGAAATCATTTAACAGGGTTTATTCCAGCAGAATTTGGAAATCTAAGAAGTGTCATGGATAT TGATCTTTCAAATAATCAACTCTCTGGCTTGATTCCTGAAGAACTTAGTCAGCTTCAGAACATTATATCCTT GAGACTAGAAAAGAACAAATTATCCGGGGACGTGTCTTCACTTTTAAATTGCTTTAGTCTTTCTCTACT TAATGTCTCTTATAACAACCTAGTTGGTGTTATTCCCTCAAGCAAGAATTTTTCCAGGTTTTCCCCTGACAG TTTTATTGGAAATCCTGGTCTTTGTGTCGATTGGCTGGATTCGTCTTGTCTTGGGTCTCACTCTACAGAGCGAGGTCAGCTGAACTTTCCAGCAG TTACCTTGTCCAAGGCAGCTATCCTAGGAATTGCAATAGGCGCCCTTGCGATTCTTTTTATGATATTGCTAGCAGCTTGCCGACCACACAATCCAGCTTCCTTCTCTGATGATGGATCTTTTGACAAACCAG TTAATTACTCACCTCCAAAGCTAGTGATTCTTCACATGAATATGGCACTTCATGTGTATGATGATATCATGAGGATGACCGAAAACCTAAGTGAGAAGTATATAATTGGGTATGGTGCATCGAGTACAGTTTATAAATGTGTTCTTAAGAATTGCAAGCCGGTGGCTATCAAGAAGCTCTATTCTCACTATCCGCAATATTTGAAAGAGTTTGAGACTGAGCTTGAGACAGTTGGCAGCATTAAGCACAGGAATCTGGTCAGTCTCCAAGGCTACTCATTGTCTCCATACGGAAATCTTCTCTTTTATGACTACATGGAAAATGGCAGTATATGGGATCTTCTACATG GACCTACCAAGAAGAAAAAGCTTGATTGGGATCTTCGTCTAAAAATAGCACTTGGATCGGCCCAAGGACTTTCTTATCTGCACCACGATTGCAGTCCACGTATCATTCACAGGGATGTGAAATCATCTAATATTTTACTTGACAAAGATTTTGAGCCCCATCTCACCGATTTTGGCATTGCAAAAAGTCTCTGTCCATCTAAGACCCACACTTCAACTTACATAATGGGCACAATTGGCTATATAGATCCAGAGTATGCTAGGACTTCTCGCCTCACTGAGAAGTCTGATGTGTATAGCTATGGTATTGTATTGCTTGAGCTCCTGACTGGAAGGAAAGCTGTTGACAATGAATCAAACCTCCACCATCTG ATTTTGTCCAAGACAGCTAATGATGGTGTAATGGAAACCGTTGATCCAGATATTACTGCTACATGCAAGGACATGGGAGCAGTAAAAAAGGTTTTTCAGCTTGCTCTTTTATGCACAAAGAAGCAACCAGTTGATAGGCCTACAATGCATGAGGTGACTCGTGTGCTGGCAAGCCTTGTGCCATCCATCACTCCACCAAAACAAACTGACCAAACACAAGTAGTGCTATCTGATTCACAGCCATCTGCTAAAATGCAATGCTACAAGGATGAATATGCAAATCTTACAACTCCACACCTTGTGAACTGTCCATCCATGAGCACCTCTGATGCCCAACTCTTCCTCAAATTTGGAGAAGTAATATCACAAAACAGTCACTGA
- the LOC100804875 gene encoding LRR receptor-like serine/threonine-protein kinase ERECTA precursor, with translation MAFRFGLLLLFSLLCLDSIGSVNSHDGETLLEIKKSFSDVDNVLYDWTDSPSSDYCVWRGVTCDNVTFNVVALNLSGLNLEGEISPVIGRLNSLVSIDFKENRLSGQIPDELGDCSSLKSIDLSFNEIRGDIPFSVSKMKQLENLILKNNQLIGPIPSTLSQVPNLKILDLAQNNLSGEIPRLIYWNEVLQYLGLRGNNLVGSLSPDMCQLTGLWYFDVRNNSLTGTIPENIGNCTTLGVLDLSYNKLTGEIPFNIGYLQVATLSLQGNKFLGHIPSVIGLMQALTVLDLSCNMLSGPIPPILGNLTYTEKLYLHGNKLTGLIPPELGNMTNLHYLELNDNHLSGHIPPELGKLTDLFDLNVANNNLEGPVPDNLSSCKNLNSLNVHGNKLSGTVPSAFHSLESMTYLNLSSNNLQGSIPIELSRIGNLDTLDISNNNIIGSIPSSIGDLEHLLKLNLSRNHLTGFIPAEFGNLRSVMDIDLSNNQLSGLIPEELSQLQNIISLRLEKNKLSGDVSSLLNCFSLSLLNVSYNNLVGVIPSSKNFSRFSPDSFIGNPGLCVDWLDSSCLGSHSTERVTLSKAAILGIAIGALAILFMILLAACRPHNPASFSDDGSFDKPVNYSPPKLVILHMNMALHVYDDIMRMTENLSEKYIIGYGASSTVYKCVLKNCKPVAIKKLYSHYPQYLKEFETELETVGSIKHRNLVSLQGYSLSPYGNLLFYDYMENGSIWDLLHGPTKKKKLDWDLRLKIALGSAQGLSYLHHDCSPRIIHRDVKSSNILLDKDFEPHLTDFGIAKSLCPSKTHTSTYIMGTIGYIDPEYARTSRLTEKSDVYSYGIVLLELLTGRKAVDNESNLHHLILSKTANDGVMETVDPDITATCKDMGAVKKVFQLALLCTKKQPVDRPTMHEVTRVLASLVPSITPPKQTDQTQVVLSDSQPSAKMQCYKDEYANLTTPHLVNCPSMSTSDAQLFLKFGEVISQNSH, from the exons aTGGCGTTTCGGTTTGGACTACTCCttctgttttctctcctttgttTGGATTCAATTGGTTCGGTGAATTCACACGACG GAGAAACGTTGTTGGAGATAAAGAAGTCGTTCAGTGATGTAGATAACGTTCTGTATGACTGGACAGACTCACCTTCTTCAGATTATTGTGTTTGGAGAGGGGTTACGTGTGATAATGTCACTTTCAACGTGGTTGCACT CAATCTTTCAGGGTTGAATCTTGAGGGCGAAATTTCACCTGTAATAGGGAGACTTAACAGCTTGGTCTCTAT tgatttcAAGGAAAACCGTTTATCTGGCCAGATACCTGACGAGCTTGGTGATTGTTCCTCTTTGAAAAGCAT AGACTTGTCATTTAATGAGATTCGGGGGGATATACCGTTTTCGGTTTCGAAGATGAAACAGCTGGAAAATCT aattttgaaaaataatcagCTAATTGGACCAATTCCTTCAACTCTCTCTCAGGTTCCTAACTTGAAGATTCT AGACCTGGCACAGAATAATCTTAGCGGGGAGATACCAAGACTTATATACTGGAATGAAGTTTTACAATATCT TGGCTTGCGAGGTAACAATTTGGTGGGTTCACTTTCTCCAGACATGTGCCAGTTAACTGGATTGTGGTACTT TGACGTGAGAAACAATAGCTTGACAGGCACTATTCCTGAAAACATAGGCAATTGTACTACTTTAGGGGTCTT GGATTTATCCTACAACAAGCTAACCGGAGAGATACCATTCAATATTGGGTATCTGCAAGTAGCAACTCT GTCATTGCAAGGCAATAAATTCTTGGGGCATATTCCATCAGTGATTGGTCTGATGCAAGCGCTTACTGTCTT agatttgagttgtaatatgtTAAGTGGACCAATCCCTCCTATCTTGGGAAATTTGACCTACACAGAAAAATT GTATTTGCATGGAAACAAGCTGACTGGCCTCATCCCCCCAGAACTTGGAAATATGACAAACCTTCACTATTT GGAATTGAATGACAACCATTTAAGTGGACATATCCCACCTGAGCTTGGAAAGCTTACTGATTTGTTTGACTT AAATGTCGCCAACAACAACCTTGAGGGTCCAGTTCCTGATAATCTTAGCTCATGTAAAAACCTCAACAGCCT CAATGTGCATGGGAATAAGCTGAGTGGAACAGTCCCCTCAGCTTTTCATAGCTTGGAGAGTATGACCTATCT TAATCTTTCTTCAAACAATCTTCAAGGCTCCATTCCAATTGAACTCTCACGGATTGGTAATTTGGATACACT GGatatatcaaataataatataattggtTCTATTCCTTCTTCCATTGGTGACTTGGAACATCTTCTGAAGTT GAATCTGAGCAGAAATCATTTAACAGGGTTTATTCCAGCAGAATTTGGAAATCTAAGAAGTGTCATGGATAT TGATCTTTCAAATAATCAACTCTCTGGCTTGATTCCTGAAGAACTTAGTCAGCTTCAGAACATTATATCCTT GAGACTAGAAAAGAACAAATTATCCGGGGACGTGTCTTCACTTTTAAATTGCTTTAGTCTTTCTCTACT TAATGTCTCTTATAACAACCTAGTTGGTGTTATTCCCTCAAGCAAGAATTTTTCCAGGTTTTCCCCTGACAG TTTTATTGGAAATCCTGGTCTTTGTGTCGATTGGCTGGATTCGTCTTGTCTTGGGTCTCACTCTACAGAGCGAG TTACCTTGTCCAAGGCAGCTATCCTAGGAATTGCAATAGGCGCCCTTGCGATTCTTTTTATGATATTGCTAGCAGCTTGCCGACCACACAATCCAGCTTCCTTCTCTGATGATGGATCTTTTGACAAACCAG TTAATTACTCACCTCCAAAGCTAGTGATTCTTCACATGAATATGGCACTTCATGTGTATGATGATATCATGAGGATGACCGAAAACCTAAGTGAGAAGTATATAATTGGGTATGGTGCATCGAGTACAGTTTATAAATGTGTTCTTAAGAATTGCAAGCCGGTGGCTATCAAGAAGCTCTATTCTCACTATCCGCAATATTTGAAAGAGTTTGAGACTGAGCTTGAGACAGTTGGCAGCATTAAGCACAGGAATCTGGTCAGTCTCCAAGGCTACTCATTGTCTCCATACGGAAATCTTCTCTTTTATGACTACATGGAAAATGGCAGTATATGGGATCTTCTACATG GACCTACCAAGAAGAAAAAGCTTGATTGGGATCTTCGTCTAAAAATAGCACTTGGATCGGCCCAAGGACTTTCTTATCTGCACCACGATTGCAGTCCACGTATCATTCACAGGGATGTGAAATCATCTAATATTTTACTTGACAAAGATTTTGAGCCCCATCTCACCGATTTTGGCATTGCAAAAAGTCTCTGTCCATCTAAGACCCACACTTCAACTTACATAATGGGCACAATTGGCTATATAGATCCAGAGTATGCTAGGACTTCTCGCCTCACTGAGAAGTCTGATGTGTATAGCTATGGTATTGTATTGCTTGAGCTCCTGACTGGAAGGAAAGCTGTTGACAATGAATCAAACCTCCACCATCTG ATTTTGTCCAAGACAGCTAATGATGGTGTAATGGAAACCGTTGATCCAGATATTACTGCTACATGCAAGGACATGGGAGCAGTAAAAAAGGTTTTTCAGCTTGCTCTTTTATGCACAAAGAAGCAACCAGTTGATAGGCCTACAATGCATGAGGTGACTCGTGTGCTGGCAAGCCTTGTGCCATCCATCACTCCACCAAAACAAACTGACCAAACACAAGTAGTGCTATCTGATTCACAGCCATCTGCTAAAATGCAATGCTACAAGGATGAATATGCAAATCTTACAACTCCACACCTTGTGAACTGTCCATCCATGAGCACCTCTGATGCCCAACTCTTCCTCAAATTTGGAGAAGTAATATCACAAAACAGTCACTGA
- the LOC100804875 gene encoding LRR receptor-like serine/threonine-protein kinase ERECTA isoform X2 has translation MKQLENLILKNNQLIGPIPSTLSQVPNLKILDLAQNNLSGEIPRLIYWNEVLQYLGLRGNNLVGSLSPDMCQLTGLWYFDVRNNSLTGTIPENIGNCTTLGVLDLSYNKLTGEIPFNIGYLQVATLSLQGNKFLGHIPSVIGLMQALTVLDLSCNMLSGPIPPILGNLTYTEKLYLHGNKLTGLIPPELGNMTNLHYLELNDNHLSGHIPPELGKLTDLFDLNVANNNLEGPVPDNLSSCKNLNSLNVHGNKLSGTVPSAFHSLESMTYLNLSSNNLQGSIPIELSRIGNLDTLDISNNNIIGSIPSSIGDLEHLLKLNLSRNHLTGFIPAEFGNLRSVMDIDLSNNQLSGLIPEELSQLQNIISLRLEKNKLSGDVSSLLNCFSLSLLNVSYNNLVGVIPSSKNFSRFSPDSFIGNPGLCVDWLDSSCLGSHSTERGQLNFPAVTLSKAAILGIAIGALAILFMILLAACRPHNPASFSDDGSFDKPVNYSPPKLVILHMNMALHVYDDIMRMTENLSEKYIIGYGASSTVYKCVLKNCKPVAIKKLYSHYPQYLKEFETELETVGSIKHRNLVSLQGYSLSPYGNLLFYDYMENGSIWDLLHGPTKKKKLDWDLRLKIALGSAQGLSYLHHDCSPRIIHRDVKSSNILLDKDFEPHLTDFGIAKSLCPSKTHTSTYIMGTIGYIDPEYARTSRLTEKSDVYSYGIVLLELLTGRKAVDNESNLHHLILSKTANDGVMETVDPDITATCKDMGAVKKVFQLALLCTKKQPVDRPTMHEVTRVLASLVPSITPPKQTDQTQVVLSDSQPSAKMQCYKDEYANLTTPHLVNCPSMSTSDAQLFLKFGEVISQNSH, from the exons ATGAAACAGCTGGAAAATCT aattttgaaaaataatcagCTAATTGGACCAATTCCTTCAACTCTCTCTCAGGTTCCTAACTTGAAGATTCT AGACCTGGCACAGAATAATCTTAGCGGGGAGATACCAAGACTTATATACTGGAATGAAGTTTTACAATATCT TGGCTTGCGAGGTAACAATTTGGTGGGTTCACTTTCTCCAGACATGTGCCAGTTAACTGGATTGTGGTACTT TGACGTGAGAAACAATAGCTTGACAGGCACTATTCCTGAAAACATAGGCAATTGTACTACTTTAGGGGTCTT GGATTTATCCTACAACAAGCTAACCGGAGAGATACCATTCAATATTGGGTATCTGCAAGTAGCAACTCT GTCATTGCAAGGCAATAAATTCTTGGGGCATATTCCATCAGTGATTGGTCTGATGCAAGCGCTTACTGTCTT agatttgagttgtaatatgtTAAGTGGACCAATCCCTCCTATCTTGGGAAATTTGACCTACACAGAAAAATT GTATTTGCATGGAAACAAGCTGACTGGCCTCATCCCCCCAGAACTTGGAAATATGACAAACCTTCACTATTT GGAATTGAATGACAACCATTTAAGTGGACATATCCCACCTGAGCTTGGAAAGCTTACTGATTTGTTTGACTT AAATGTCGCCAACAACAACCTTGAGGGTCCAGTTCCTGATAATCTTAGCTCATGTAAAAACCTCAACAGCCT CAATGTGCATGGGAATAAGCTGAGTGGAACAGTCCCCTCAGCTTTTCATAGCTTGGAGAGTATGACCTATCT TAATCTTTCTTCAAACAATCTTCAAGGCTCCATTCCAATTGAACTCTCACGGATTGGTAATTTGGATACACT GGatatatcaaataataatataattggtTCTATTCCTTCTTCCATTGGTGACTTGGAACATCTTCTGAAGTT GAATCTGAGCAGAAATCATTTAACAGGGTTTATTCCAGCAGAATTTGGAAATCTAAGAAGTGTCATGGATAT TGATCTTTCAAATAATCAACTCTCTGGCTTGATTCCTGAAGAACTTAGTCAGCTTCAGAACATTATATCCTT GAGACTAGAAAAGAACAAATTATCCGGGGACGTGTCTTCACTTTTAAATTGCTTTAGTCTTTCTCTACT TAATGTCTCTTATAACAACCTAGTTGGTGTTATTCCCTCAAGCAAGAATTTTTCCAGGTTTTCCCCTGACAG TTTTATTGGAAATCCTGGTCTTTGTGTCGATTGGCTGGATTCGTCTTGTCTTGGGTCTCACTCTACAGAGCGAGGTCAGCTGAACTTTCCAGCAG TTACCTTGTCCAAGGCAGCTATCCTAGGAATTGCAATAGGCGCCCTTGCGATTCTTTTTATGATATTGCTAGCAGCTTGCCGACCACACAATCCAGCTTCCTTCTCTGATGATGGATCTTTTGACAAACCAG TTAATTACTCACCTCCAAAGCTAGTGATTCTTCACATGAATATGGCACTTCATGTGTATGATGATATCATGAGGATGACCGAAAACCTAAGTGAGAAGTATATAATTGGGTATGGTGCATCGAGTACAGTTTATAAATGTGTTCTTAAGAATTGCAAGCCGGTGGCTATCAAGAAGCTCTATTCTCACTATCCGCAATATTTGAAAGAGTTTGAGACTGAGCTTGAGACAGTTGGCAGCATTAAGCACAGGAATCTGGTCAGTCTCCAAGGCTACTCATTGTCTCCATACGGAAATCTTCTCTTTTATGACTACATGGAAAATGGCAGTATATGGGATCTTCTACATG GACCTACCAAGAAGAAAAAGCTTGATTGGGATCTTCGTCTAAAAATAGCACTTGGATCGGCCCAAGGACTTTCTTATCTGCACCACGATTGCAGTCCACGTATCATTCACAGGGATGTGAAATCATCTAATATTTTACTTGACAAAGATTTTGAGCCCCATCTCACCGATTTTGGCATTGCAAAAAGTCTCTGTCCATCTAAGACCCACACTTCAACTTACATAATGGGCACAATTGGCTATATAGATCCAGAGTATGCTAGGACTTCTCGCCTCACTGAGAAGTCTGATGTGTATAGCTATGGTATTGTATTGCTTGAGCTCCTGACTGGAAGGAAAGCTGTTGACAATGAATCAAACCTCCACCATCTG ATTTTGTCCAAGACAGCTAATGATGGTGTAATGGAAACCGTTGATCCAGATATTACTGCTACATGCAAGGACATGGGAGCAGTAAAAAAGGTTTTTCAGCTTGCTCTTTTATGCACAAAGAAGCAACCAGTTGATAGGCCTACAATGCATGAGGTGACTCGTGTGCTGGCAAGCCTTGTGCCATCCATCACTCCACCAAAACAAACTGACCAAACACAAGTAGTGCTATCTGATTCACAGCCATCTGCTAAAATGCAATGCTACAAGGATGAATATGCAAATCTTACAACTCCACACCTTGTGAACTGTCCATCCATGAGCACCTCTGATGCCCAACTCTTCCTCAAATTTGGAGAAGTAATATCACAAAACAGTCACTGA